A stretch of the Nicotiana tabacum cultivar K326 chromosome 6, ASM71507v2, whole genome shotgun sequence genome encodes the following:
- the LOC107789358 gene encoding 2-hydroxy-palmitic acid dioxygenase MPO1-like, with product MEIFDLEKQFAFYGAYHSNPVNILIHMVFVWPLFFTGLILFDFTPPLFNLPPIQLCEHSSLVLNFGFLFALVYALFYVALDKKAGSLAALLCFVCWVSSSMVARQLGFSLAWKVVLAAQLFCWTGQFIGHGVFEKRAPALLDNLTQAFLMAPFFVLLEALQSLFGYEPYPGFHSKVKATIDAEIKEWQEKKQKKIS from the exons ATGGAAATATTTGACTTAGAGAAGCAGTTCGCTTTTTATGGAGCATACCATAGCAACCCAGTGAATATCTTGATTCACATGGTGTTTGTTTGGCCACTATTTTTCACCGGTCTTATTCTTTTCGATTTTACGCCCCCACTTTTCAATTTACCACCGATTCAGCTCTGTGAACACAGTTCCTTGGTCCTTAATTTCGGGTTCTTGTTTGCCTTGGTTTATGCACTGTTCTACGTGGCTTTGGACAAGAAAGCTGGCTCTTTGGCTGCTTTACTCTGTTTTGTTTGTTGGGTATCCAGCAGTATGGTTGCGCGTCAATTGGGCTTCTCTCTCGCCTGGAAG GTTGTTCTAGCGGCTCAGTTATTCTGCTGGACTGGACAGTTTATAGGTCATGGAGTGTTTGAG AAGCGAGCACCTGCTCTGTTGGACAATCTTACACAAGCGTTCCTTATGGCACCATTTTTTGTACTCCTTGAG GCCCTCCAATCTCTTTTCGGCTATGAACCATACCCCGGCTTTCATTCAAAAGTGAAAGCAACGatagatgctgaaatcaaagaATGGCaggagaagaaacagaaaaaaatatcTTAA